CTTCCTCAGCGGCACAGTGGCCCTTCACGAAGATCACACCCAGAACTGTCATCAAGAGACCGGTCTCAGGTAAGCCCCTACCATCCCACACCCTCCCATTGTTGGGCAAGTACAGTTTGCTGACAAGGTCATAGGAGTGGATGGTTGAATCAGCTTCCTTCAAGTCAACTGCAGAGACAGCCTCGATGTGTTCAGCGGCTCTCTTGAGAATCTCGGCAAATCGGTCATGGTATCTTGGGTGGATAATCTTCAGCATGTTTTCCTTCATGATGGgctgcttcattttatatttatgcagAAGGAACTGTTCCAACAAACTTGTCATGCTGTTCAGAGTATCACTGTAGGTAGAAGATGAGATATCGGAGGAACCTGAATCTTCCTCATCTTGACTGGTATCTTCTTCATCAGATGTTGTGTCAGAAGTAGTTGAAAAAGTGCTGGTAGTAGATGGGGCTTCCGAAGACCCCTGGGAAGTGCTATTTGACCCAGTAGCTGAGGAGCTCTGTGAATTATCTTCTAAAAGAGAAGAGGTAGAGGGAAGCGCTTCCATTATTCCAGCAGGCTGAACTCCCCTGTGACCTTGGAGCTCATATCGGGCCTGGTGGCATTTCTCACAGATGCAGAGCTTATGATTCTGAGCCCGAGGCATGATGCCTGCGCTGGGGGACAATGATTAGAAGCATGAGTAGGAGGGCAGGTGATAAGGGCACACAGGAAGACGAAGGTTGAATGTGCAGCCACAGCAGGGAAATACCAGTTTGGTTATCAGGAAGGCTACATTTGTGGTTTTCTTGAGGGCACTGTTCTGAAAACCCCCAGGGTTCCTATTCTCCTAATCAGCTGTCTTTTGGGAAACATATTAAAGGAAATTAGAGTGAACTTTGGGCTTCATCCTGCTACCCCTGCCTCAGGCACGCTGGGGTGACAGAAGGGGCTGGTAGTCTCCTACACAGTCACATCTGTTATTTCACATTCAAGACCACCACCCAACTAGTGGCCAGTCATAGGACCCATTTTCTCTGCTGTTCTGTAGTTGTCATCACAAATTTCCCTGGGATTTCTGAGAGGTGAAGATGTCCTCAGCTTATCACCCCAGTTAGTAGTTATCACCCAGTACTGAGTGCTCATTGGGAAGTTTTCTGTCCTGGCCTCAGGAGTCCTCAACATGAATTAAGAGTGCTTTCTTTACTTCCCCATAGGGCCTGGTGTCCCCATCCCTTTCTTGGAATACTATTTGCACTGTCATACTAAGGGTTTCACTTCCTACACacctgatataaataaatgttggTGGAACTTCAGCTTGATAGCTCTGCCCTGGTTCTTCAAGGGCTACAAGGAACAGGGCTGGATTCATTATCACTTCTTTTTATTGGTAGATGATCCCTCAGTCCTTGCTTTGACCTATGTTGTGGCCTGAAATTCTACCCTTCCTTCCACTTAGGACCACCACTTCTACTACTATTCTTTCTTATAGTAGGGCAAGCATCTCTGTGAGACCCCTAGGAGAAAGTAAGATTCTCCTCATCCGTCCTCACCCGTCCTTCGTCTTCTGaggtgcagaggatgagatgaatcaTATGGTTATGGGCTGTGTGGTTCCCTTTGTCTTCAGGGTATTCAGTTGGTTTCTGGAAAACCTGGAaataatcccactgctggccctAGGCTATACCCCTTGGACCATGTCCCAACCCCCCTTGTGACATCATAGAGGGAAATGGGCATGTCATGTCAACAATGAGCAGGCATCCCAGGGATGCCAGGAAGGGCAGGGTTCTGTGTGGTTTCCTCAGAGTCCTGAGGTCAGGGAGTTGTGTAAGTCCAAAGCTGGACTCCTGGGAGCATTTGGGGTTCATTTCTCTGTTTACATAAGGGAGCTCTCCTCAGACTAAGGTCCTCACTCCCTGTGGTGCCAGAGAGGGAAAGTCTGGGAATGCCACATGAGGCTACTCCTACCTGTGCCTTCAGGGATGACATCAGGATTCAGGCTTCTTGGGGCCCTCTGTGTTCAGTATAAGGGTATGCCCTCACTCAGGtgcctcaccttgactcctggGGGACTCTggatttcctctttctttcaacCTTAGATGACCCATGTAGACCAAAGACCATGTCCTTGCAAGCCCTGAAAAGAAGTGAGGGAATGCGCAGCCTGGCAGCCCTGTCTGGGCCTTCTGAGAGCAGACACAGGCCAGTCTCTCTGTGACTTCAGTTCCTCATTCATCTGTCTTTACCTTGACTCCTGTCTCTTCTATGAAAGCCTTCCTGGGAAATGCCACATCTTTGAAAAGTCTTAAGTCTGCCTGCAACAAATCTCACAGAGAATGGGCTGAGTCCCAGGAGTGATGGGGAAGCTGCAGTCCGGGAGGGGCCCCAGCACAGGTGGTGTGCTAGCAGAGAAAACAAGCtgatctcttccttctctttaccGACCAGACACAGCCTCTTGTAGAACCTTCACTCTTAACAGATTTACTCACTGAAAGGAAGGGGCTGAATTAAATGATTTTCTGCATCCCTGATCTATTGCAGTTTACTGACATTTCCTTTGTAGATAAATTGTCACTGAATGCTGTCTCCTTCCTTATTCGTActtgacttttattttcattttttgttactTATTTCTGGGGCTTTTTATTCCAAATCCGTGTTTGGGGTATGAAATTCTGCTATTTAACATGTGAAATACCTTTTGGACTAATGTTCAGAAAGAGGAAGTGACCCAAGGTTAGCCTCATCCTGGAGGAGTGGCACAGTATGGGCTCTGGAGGAATTCAGTTGCCAGGGTTCAGTCCAGGTCCTATCATTTATGAGCGTTGAGTTTGAGCTTCTTTATTCCAGCTTCTTTATCTGCAAATTGTGTTTGAAAGAGTCTATAGTGTAGGACCCCAGACATGTGTGATGTATGTAAATCACCTGGCAGAGTATGAGGCAAGCTTTGGTAATTTGAATGAATGGCAGTTATTACGAAGGTGATTTTGACCCCGAATGGTAACAAAGTTCCATCACATAATTTAATTTCAAAGTTACACTAGAGAATATGCAACTCCAAACAATAATCAAATCCACATCACGACTAATGCTCCCAAGCAAGTAAAACTAAGTAGTATTTCCCTATTTGAGCACCTGTTTTAATAGGTGTTGGGGGTTATCTTCTCCACATGGATGCAAGGACaagttcatttgtctcaaggACCAGCAACTTCCCTCTCAGGTGCTTTTTTTTTGTCCAAACCACCCCTAATCTAATCCCACTGACAGTAAAAATTGAGCCCTCCCTTAAAGTTTGCCAAATTACACTAAACATAACCTAATTAAACTGCCTGTTTAACAAAGCAAGTTCTGGTGCTCCCATcccagaaaaagagagacagtcCAGTGACGTCTTGGCATCTCGCTTCAATGGGTGTCACCCTTATTTCTCAGAAACTCTCTGGACAGCTTTTGatgaaaatgtgtattttgaGTGTTCACTTGCCCTGGCTCAAGTACACAGGGCCCCTTCCATTCCCTATGGTTTTCGGATATCCCCCAATAATGGTGAATATATGGTTTAGATACATTCCAGGTTTACAGCCTCACCTCTGAGAACCATCATATGAGTGTCTGGCATCACTCCCACAGCTTCACCTAGCCCATCATGCATCTGGACTGAAAATGACCTCCCACCGAGGAATTAAGACATTTCCCAAGACCCAGTGTGGCCTTAATCAGGTAACTTCGACTTGCTTGCTCTCATCTGGAACCTCCTTTTCCACACCTCCCCCATTTAAATTTATCATTTGTTTATTCCTTAGAGAGTTAGCTCACCACCTTCCTTATATGGTACCTGCTGCTAGACtcaaaattccatgggcagtggCTTGGGCTTCATTTTCTTACCAACCCAGTactataagaaagccttctaaaCAGAAGATGGTCAATTAATttgggagaaaaaggaaataatgagcAAAGACTCTGTTTTATTATGATTTAAGTGTCATACAGTATGAATAAGCTAAACAAATCTAAGTCCATGTTATTAACTTTTACAAGGAAAGAGGACAGATAAGAAGACAAAGAATACGCCAGCATTTACTCTGAAAGCTTTGTAATCCCAAATACTTATCTCTAGGGTTCTTAGACACATTTCCAAGTAAAATTCTATTCCAATGTTATGTTACCTTGTtctggaccataaggaaaataTTGAAGTCTTTTCAACTTGTTTATAAATAATGAATTCTTAGTCTTAAACCTAACATCAGTAAACATGACATCCATGACATTAATAAACCTAGATTCTGAAGCAAAATAAACCTTATGAAGAGTagtgacatttaaaaatacaaaaaacctctacCTCCCTACCTAAATCATCTACTTTTGACTAGATATTATTCATATGGATAAAAggaaaacatgtatattttgttAAACCTGCACCTCAACTCCCATAATACTTAAAACTGTGAAGAACATGGGTTTTGTTCCCCCCACCCCTACTACCCCATACTATTTAAGAGGTGGACAGTTGTCTTCCAACACAAAGGGAACAAAGTGCCCTGACCCCTCTCTAGATGTGGGAGGAGCTGTAGGACTTGGCCGTGGTAGGGGCACTGATTTCAGCCATTGTTGGAACCCTGGCCACTCCTCTCAGCACTATTCTCTCCACCTGATCTCTCAGAGCCTCGTCATAGAGTTCTGGGAAGGAACTCGGGGCCTTATCCTGGATCTTGGCCATAACTTCCAACACCTTCATCTTAGTGGTCTCAGCATAAGCTCTCGGGCCCCACAGGAACTCGTAGCCCGGAGGATCACTATTGGGCACCCGGCGGTAGATTAGGTACCTCTTTTGCACTAGATCTTTGGTGATGAGCTTTCTGGGCTCCCCAAAGATGGAGTGCTGCTTCCCAGCATGGATCCCCAACACATTAAGGAAATCCCAGATCTCCTCCTCAGTGGCCCGGTTACCCTTCATAAAGATGATGCCCAGGAGCGCCATGAGGAGACCAGACTTGGGCAGCTCCTCCTCATCACTTGAACCTTCCTCAACCCCGAGACTGAACTTGTTGACGAGGGTGTAGATGTTCCTGCTGCAGTCGACTTCCTTCAGCTCCAGGCCAAACACCAGCTCCACGCGCTCAGAGGCTCTGCTCAGGATCTCAGGGAAGTGCTGCTTGTACTTCCTGCCGATGACATTCAGCATGCCATTCTGTGTGATGGGCTCCTTCTTGATGTACCTCTTCATCAGGAAATCCATCACCAGGCTGGCCTTCCTATTCAGAGGATCTTTGCGAATGCTCCGAGCGAGCAGGGCTGCCCGGGCGGCATCTGCACGTTCCTCCTCGGTGCTCTGGGCACCTTCCTCAGATTCTGCACAGGAAGCCTCTGCAACGGGAGAGCTAGGGGCCATGGCTCCCTGAAGCTCCTGGCCATCGCCAGCAGCAGGGGAGCTCGGGGGAGAACCCTGAGGGGCAGAAGAGGGTGAGGATGGGCACTCCTCTCCTGGGGCTGCAGCAGCACTGGCCTGGGCCTCCTGAGTGTCCCCCTGGACCTCGTGGCGTTTCCCATGGGCATGATGCTTGGTTTTGTGCTTCCGAGGCATGATGACACAGGTCAAGGACCGCAGGCGGGCGTGCAGTTACGAAGGCGGGCTTTGAGTGGccttgaggaaggaaaaagaaatgttgtTAGCACCTACACTAGAGAGGGTCGTCCCCGGTTTAAACCAAGTCTGCTTCATAGGTGGCCTTGAGTCCACTGCTTTAGGACCCACAAGTCTCCTGTTCTCCTAGTCAGCCTGTCCCCTGAGACCCCTGAGGAAGAAGTGAGAGTGAGCCCTGGGGCACAGCCAGACATCCCTGCCTGGGCTTTAGAGGGGAGCCTGTGGGGGCTGGCAGGGGAGGCATATCCTTTAAGTTCACATTCATAGTTAGGATGAAAAATGGGGAATGACCCCCTAGCACCCGCCCCGATTCCTGTTCTGCTCTGAAGGCTGATGCTGCCACCTTCCCTGTGactctggagaaggagaggagggagtgCTCAGCCTCCCACCTAAGGGTCCTGGGACCCGCCCTTCTGTATGCAAGCTCTAACCTCCCCACTCAGACCACAGCCTCCCTTCCCCGTGTTTGGCCGGGAGTAAGCACTGACTACAGGGGAGGGTCCTGATTCGCCCGTTTGTCCGCGAGGATGGTCCTCACCCTGGCTCCTCCTGAGCCCTGACATCCTCCCTGTACTGACCAGCTACCAACCCCTCGGACCGAGGTGCCCTCCTCCCTCAGTGTCCCGCATCCGAGATCGCAATGAGGGTGACCTGCAGCCGTTAGAGCTGCCCAGATCCTACCCGGATGCTCCGAGGCCAAGTCAGGGGGGTGGGGGATTCGCGTGGCTGCCGTTCTAGTGTGTGGAGACCCTCGGTACTCCGCGACGGTCCCTCCTTTAGCTACAGGGCTCAGGGCTTTCCCTCTAACGAGCAGCCCCGGACTGAAACCTTCCTCTCGGAGACCACCTGGGTGAAGTGGATGGACTTGGG
This DNA window, taken from Bubalus kerabau isolate K-KA32 ecotype Philippines breed swamp buffalo chromosome X, PCC_UOA_SB_1v2, whole genome shotgun sequence, encodes the following:
- the LOC129639196 gene encoding melanoma-associated antigen B1-like, whose protein sequence is MPRKHKTKHHAHGKRHEVQGDTQEAQASAAAAPGEECPSSPSSAPQGSPPSSPAAGDGQELQGAMAPSSPVAEASCAESEEGAQSTEEERADAARAALLARSIRKDPLNRKASLVMDFLMKRYIKKEPITQNGMLNVIGRKYKQHFPEILSRASERVELVFGLELKEVDCSRNIYTLVNKFSLGVEEGSSDEEELPKSGLLMALLGIIFMKGNRATEEEIWDFLNVLGIHAGKQHSIFGEPRKLITKDLVQKRYLIYRRVPNSDPPGYEFLWGPRAYAETTKMKVLEVMAKIQDKAPSSFPELYDEALRDQVERIVLRGVARVPTMAEISAPTTAKSYSSSHI